In a genomic window of Plectropomus leopardus isolate mb unplaced genomic scaffold, YSFRI_Pleo_2.0 unplaced_scaffold17601, whole genome shotgun sequence:
- the LOC121964878 gene encoding uncharacterized protein LOC121964878 gives VDLSGLPEMDSQPLSLEDSCRLRVASAQAFSIVQNRDVEHFERVISFLEATYRLLPRLVTPIKHMKIMFGLKTLVIMWMLRDGRGMVDTVFKTCQFFPSKLPQYQDQC, from the exons TTGTGGATCTCTCCGGTTTGCCAGAGATGGACTCCCAGCCTCTGAGCCTGGAGGATTCGTGTAGGCTGCGTGTCGCCTCCGCCCAGGCGTTCTCCATCGTACAGAACAGGGATGTGGAGCACTTTGAGAGAGTGATTAGCTTTCTGGAAGCCACTTACAGACTTTTACCCAGACTGGTGACTCCCATCAAACACATGAAGATCATGTTTGGCCTTAAGACCCTG GTCATCATGTGGATGCTCAGGGACGGCCGAGGAATGGTCGATACTGTGTTTAAAACCTGCCAGTTTTTCCCAAGTAAACTACCTCAGTACCAAGATCAATGT